One genomic segment of Balaenoptera musculus isolate JJ_BM4_2016_0621 chromosome 11, mBalMus1.pri.v3, whole genome shotgun sequence includes these proteins:
- the ZNF502 gene encoding zinc finger protein 502 isoform X1, whose amino-acid sequence MLNMQGAEEREIEREICPGWVNKPAPEQDGSEIDLPGIASKRSQEDEYQDSTFAEKYVCESMKENPPREVPGPCLVQEGFGGITFIHKEAPPEMIRQEYNFERSVLLTSSLVTHLRVSTEESLHQWETSSIYTNEISDQSNCPIFSTQKKSWKCSECGKTFNQSSSFTQHQRTHTRPYTCEECGKTFSRSSFLVRHQRIHTGVKPYGCEQCGKTFRCRSFLTQHQRIHTGEKPYKCNDCGNSFRNHSHLTEHQRIHTGEKPYKCNRCGKAFSQNTHLIHHQRIHTGEKPYLCNECGSSFRKHSNLTQHQRIHTGEKPYKCDECGKTFHTKANLSQHQRIHTGEKPYKCKECGKAFCQSPSLIKHQRIHTGEKPYKCKECGKAFAQSTPLTKHQRIHTGEKPYKCSECGKAFIQSICLIRHQRSHTGEKPYKCNECGKGFNQNTCLTQHMRIHTGEKPYKCQECGKAFAHNTSLTEHHRTHTGEKLYKCSECEKTFRKYAHLSEHYRIHTGEKPYECIECGKFFRHSSVLFRHQKLHSGE is encoded by the exons atgttgaataTGCAAGGAgctgaagagagagagattgaaagagAGATTTGTCCAG GTTGGGTGAACAAGCCTGCTCCAGAGCAGGATGGCTCTGAAATTGATTTGCCAGGGATAGCATCAAAGAGATCCCAAGAGGATGAATACCAGGATTCTACATTTgcagaaaaatatgtatgtgaGAGCATGAAGGAAAACCCTCCCAGAGAGGTTCCTGGACCATGCCTTGTCCAAGAAGGTTTTGGGGGAATAACTTTCATCCACAAGGAAGCACCTCCAGAAATGATTAGACAAGAATATAATTTTGAGAGAAGCGTGCTTTTGACCTCAAGCCTTGTTACACATCTCAGGGTTTCTACAGAAGAGAGCCTACATCAGTGGGAGACAAGTAGCATATACACCAATGAGATTTCAGACCAAAGTAATTGTCCGATCTTCTCTACACagaaaaaatcttggaaatgtaGTGAATGTGGAAAAACTTTTAATCAGAGCTCATCCTTTACCCAGCATCAAAGAACTCATACGAGACCCTACACATGTGAGGAATGTGGGAAAACTTTTAGTCGTAGCTCATTCCTTGTTCGACATCAAAGAATTCACACCGGGGTGAAACCATATGGATGTGAGCAGTGTGGGAAAACATTTCGATGTCGATCATTTCTTACTCAGcatcagagaatccacactggagagaaaccatataaatGTAATGACTGTGGGAATTCCTTCCGCAATCATTCACATCTCACTGAacaccagagaattcacactggagagaaaccttataaatGTAATAGATGTGGGAAGGCGTTCAGTCAGAACACACACCTCATTcatcatcagagaattcacactggcGAGAAACCTTATTTATGCAATGAATGTGGCTCTTCTTTTCGCAAACACTCAAATCTTACacaacatcagagaattcacactggagaaaaaccctataaATGTGATGAATGTGGGAAGACTTTCCATACAAAGGCAAACCTCTCtcagcatcagagaattcatactggagagaaaccctataaatgtaaggaatgtgggaaagcgtTTTGTCAGAGCCCATCCCTTATTAAGCACCAGcgaattcatactggagaaaaaccctataaGTGTAAGGAATGTGGCAAAGCTTTTGCTCAGAGCACCCCACTCActaaacatcagagaattcatacaggGGAAAAACCCTACAAATGCAGTGAGTGTGGTAAAGCTTTCATTCAGAGCATTTGCCTTATTCGGCATCAGAGAAGCCACACCGGAGAAAAACCCTATAAATGCAATGAATGTGGGAAGGGCTTTAACCAGAATACCTGCCTCACTCAGCATatgagaattcatactggagagaagccctataAATGtcaggaatgtgggaaagcctttgcTCACAACACGTCTCTTACTGAACATCATAGAACTCACACTGGTGAGAAGCTCTATAAGTGTAGTGAGTGTGAGAAAACCTTCCGCAAGTATGCACACCTTAGTGAACATTACAGGATTCACACTGGTGAGAAGCCTTATGAGTGCATTGAATGTGGAAAATTCTTCAGACATAGTTCAGTCCTTTTCAGACATCAGAAACTTCACAGTGGTGAATAA
- the ZNF502 gene encoding zinc finger protein 502 isoform X2 codes for MKENPPREVPGPCLVQEGFGGITFIHKEAPPEMIRQEYNFERSVLLTSSLVTHLRVSTEESLHQWETSSIYTNEISDQSNCPIFSTQKKSWKCSECGKTFNQSSSFTQHQRTHTRPYTCEECGKTFSRSSFLVRHQRIHTGVKPYGCEQCGKTFRCRSFLTQHQRIHTGEKPYKCNDCGNSFRNHSHLTEHQRIHTGEKPYKCNRCGKAFSQNTHLIHHQRIHTGEKPYLCNECGSSFRKHSNLTQHQRIHTGEKPYKCDECGKTFHTKANLSQHQRIHTGEKPYKCKECGKAFCQSPSLIKHQRIHTGEKPYKCKECGKAFAQSTPLTKHQRIHTGEKPYKCSECGKAFIQSICLIRHQRSHTGEKPYKCNECGKGFNQNTCLTQHMRIHTGEKPYKCQECGKAFAHNTSLTEHHRTHTGEKLYKCSECEKTFRKYAHLSEHYRIHTGEKPYECIECGKFFRHSSVLFRHQKLHSGE; via the coding sequence ATGAAGGAAAACCCTCCCAGAGAGGTTCCTGGACCATGCCTTGTCCAAGAAGGTTTTGGGGGAATAACTTTCATCCACAAGGAAGCACCTCCAGAAATGATTAGACAAGAATATAATTTTGAGAGAAGCGTGCTTTTGACCTCAAGCCTTGTTACACATCTCAGGGTTTCTACAGAAGAGAGCCTACATCAGTGGGAGACAAGTAGCATATACACCAATGAGATTTCAGACCAAAGTAATTGTCCGATCTTCTCTACACagaaaaaatcttggaaatgtaGTGAATGTGGAAAAACTTTTAATCAGAGCTCATCCTTTACCCAGCATCAAAGAACTCATACGAGACCCTACACATGTGAGGAATGTGGGAAAACTTTTAGTCGTAGCTCATTCCTTGTTCGACATCAAAGAATTCACACCGGGGTGAAACCATATGGATGTGAGCAGTGTGGGAAAACATTTCGATGTCGATCATTTCTTACTCAGcatcagagaatccacactggagagaaaccatataaatGTAATGACTGTGGGAATTCCTTCCGCAATCATTCACATCTCACTGAacaccagagaattcacactggagagaaaccttataaatGTAATAGATGTGGGAAGGCGTTCAGTCAGAACACACACCTCATTcatcatcagagaattcacactggcGAGAAACCTTATTTATGCAATGAATGTGGCTCTTCTTTTCGCAAACACTCAAATCTTACacaacatcagagaattcacactggagaaaaaccctataaATGTGATGAATGTGGGAAGACTTTCCATACAAAGGCAAACCTCTCtcagcatcagagaattcatactggagagaaaccctataaatgtaaggaatgtgggaaagcgtTTTGTCAGAGCCCATCCCTTATTAAGCACCAGcgaattcatactggagaaaaaccctataaGTGTAAGGAATGTGGCAAAGCTTTTGCTCAGAGCACCCCACTCActaaacatcagagaattcatacaggGGAAAAACCCTACAAATGCAGTGAGTGTGGTAAAGCTTTCATTCAGAGCATTTGCCTTATTCGGCATCAGAGAAGCCACACCGGAGAAAAACCCTATAAATGCAATGAATGTGGGAAGGGCTTTAACCAGAATACCTGCCTCACTCAGCATatgagaattcatactggagagaagccctataAATGtcaggaatgtgggaaagcctttgcTCACAACACGTCTCTTACTGAACATCATAGAACTCACACTGGTGAGAAGCTCTATAAGTGTAGTGAGTGTGAGAAAACCTTCCGCAAGTATGCACACCTTAGTGAACATTACAGGATTCACACTGGTGAGAAGCCTTATGAGTGCATTGAATGTGGAAAATTCTTCAGACATAGTTCAGTCCTTTTCAGACATCAGAAACTTCACAGTGGTGAATAA
- the ZNF35 gene encoding zinc finger protein 35, with amino-acid sequence MTTELREAMTLAPWGPVTVKKEEEEEETFVGQASSQQMHSENVKVWAPGEGPQTGLDVSEQEEKGQSMFWDMTVVLKPTQEASAASTPGSSSLPETLAKSELLETHGNMTCLGAETKNPQLLVPKTEICDEAEKPFITPGRIQKVDSPGPELGEGCEKGNMLKRQRIKREKKDFRQVTVKDCHIPENLKEEEDQKCHKSEERYSLGSGSVKNQKSQPGQKPFTCSVCGKGFSQSANLVVHQRIHTGEKPFECHECGKAFIQSANLVVHQRIHTGQKPYVCSKCGKAFTQSSNLTVHQKIHSLEKTFKCSECEKAFSYSSQLARHQKVHITEKCYECNECGKTFTRSSNLIVHQRIHTGEKPFACNDCGKAFTQSANLIVHQRSHTGEKPYECKECGKAFSCFSHLIVHQRIHTAEKPYDCSECGKAFSQLSCLIVHQRIHSGDLPYVCNECGKAFTCSSYLLIHQRIHNGEKPYTCSECGKAFRQRSSLTVHQRTHTGEKPYECAKCGAAFISNSHLMRHHRTHLVEST; translated from the exons ATGACTACAGAATTGAGAGAGGCCATGACCCTGGCCCCTTGGGGCCCAGTGACAgtgaaaaaggaggaggaagaggaggaaacctTCGTGGGTCAGGCATCCAGCCAACAAATGCACTCTGAAAACGTCAAAGTCTGGGCTCCTGGGGAGGGTCCTCAGACAGGCCTCGATGTATCAGAACAGGAGGAAAAG GGTCAGAGCATGTTCTGGGACATGACTGTAGTCCTGAAACCAACACAGGAGGCGTCTGCTGCATCGACCCCAGGCAGCTCCTCATTACCAGAGACTCTGGCCAAGAGTGAGCTACTGGAGACTCATGGAAACATGACCTGTCTAG GTGCTGAAACCAAGAACCCACAGTTATTGGTTCCAAAAACTGAGATATGTGATGAAGCCGAAAAACCTTTCATAACACCAGGAAGAATCCAGAAAGTTGACTCTCCAGGACCTGAGTTAGGAGAAGGCTGTGAAAAAGGGAACATGTTAAAAAGGCAGAgaataaagagggaaaagaaagatttcAGACAAGTGACAGTGAAGGACTGTCACATACCTGAAaacttaaaagaagaggaagaccAGAAGTGTCACAAATCTGAGGAGAGATACAGCCTTGGTTCTGGCTCtgttaaaaatcagaaaagccAGCCTGGGCAGAAACCTTTTACATGTAGCGTGTGTGGGAAAGGTTTTAGTCAGAGCGCAAACCTTGTAGTGCATCAGcgaatccacactggagagaaacccttcGAATGTCACgagtgtgggaaggccttcatTCAGAGTGCAAACCTTGTTGTGCATCAGCGAATCCACACTGGACAGAAACCGTATGTTTGTTCAaagtgtgggaaagccttcactCAGAGTTCAAATCTGACTGTACATCAAAAAATCCACTCCTTAGAGAAAACGTTTAAGTGCAGTGAATGCGAGAAAGCCTTCAGTTACAGCTCACAACTTGCCCGGCACCAGAAAGTCCACATTACAGAAAAATGCTATGAATGTAACGAGTGTGGGAAAACATTTACTCGGAGCTCAAACCTCATTGTCCACCAGAGGATCCACACCGGGGAGAAGCCCTTTGCCTGTAACGACTGTGGCAAAGCCTTCACCCAGAGCGCAAATCTTATTGTGCATCAGCGAAGCCATACTGGTGAGAAGCCATACGAGTGCAAAGAGTGCGGAAAAGCCTTTAGTTGTTTTTCACACCTTATCGTGCACCAGCGAATCCACACCGCAGAGAAACCTTACGACTGCAGCGAGTGCGGGAAGGCCTTCAGTCAGCTCTCTTGCCTTATCGTGCACCAGAGGATTCACAGCGGGGACCTTCCGTATGTGTGTAACGAGTGCGGGAAGGCCTTCACCTGCAGCTCGTACCTGCTGATTCATCAGAGGATCCATAATGGGGAGAAGCCGTACACGTGCAGTGAGTGTGGCAAGGCCTTCCGGCAGAGGTCGAGCCTCACCGTGCACCAGAGAACCCACACCGGGGAGAAGCCCTATGAGTGCGCCAAGTGCGGCGCGGCTTTCATCTCCAACTCACACCTCATGCGCCACCACAGAACCCATCTTGTTGAGAGCACATAG